The region atgataaaaCTAATACACTCTCCGGTCACTATTATAAACAAATTTGACTTTTTTGATACATTTGTCTGTCAATATATCTAGTATATATATGAATCAGATACATTAACAGTCAAATgtacaaaaaaaaatcaaatttatttATAATAGTAACCAGAGAGTGTATCATTTACTAGAATACTtatattaattataattaaaagaGTGATTGAATAAAGTAAAAATTAATAAATAAGTGTATGAtaatgaaaaaataataataaatattgCATTCATACGGTAAAAAAATACTtatattaattataattaaaagaGTAATAAAGTAAAAATTACTAATAAATAAGTGTATGATAGTGAAAAAGTAATAATAAATACTGACATTCATACGTAGAAGAATAATTATTTTGAGGGAAAAAAATTGTAAATGATCCACTTTTTATATGAGATGAGTGAGTACCATATACTACAACGATGATAGAAGATCTTCCAAGCCCACGTATAGGCCCAAATAAAACCGCTGCATCATAATTAGGGTTTGAGTGACGTCATTCATGAAGAAATATTGAGGGCAAACAAGGCTTTAATTGTCATTTTACCTCACACAAGGAAGAGGAAAATCCACGCTTGGGTTTCAATTCAATGGTGGCGTTTTAAAAAAAAGCTGGATTTGATCCATCGCATCGCATTTTTTCATTTTCAATCATTTCCCTCCGGTTTTTCCACGCGCACGCTTTACCATATCCCaaacattttttatttattttttatttttcaaataaaagcattaatttaatttttattttccccctccaacctaaaaccacaaaaggctccaACTAATTAATCATCATTTCAAAAATCTTCTTTTTATTCTCTCTGTTGCTGCTGCAGACTTATCTTCAACTAGGGTTTTCAATTTTCCATCTTCGTCTCTGCATTCTCAATCAGGTACCAGATCCGTTCCCTCGTTTCTTTTATTTTCCGATTCCAGTTTTAGGGTTTTCTTTTTCTCACAGTGCAGTAGTTGTTGTTAGTTCAGTTATCTGTAAAATTTTCATCTTTGGTTCAGTTTTTTGAAAACCCTAAACCCTATCAAGAAATATCTCGATATTAACGATTGCATAGAACATAGTTCTTGATAGAAAATTATGCCGATAGTTAATCCATGTAACCTACCTCACTGACATAAgtcttggttgttgttgttgtagttgtaTGTTGtgttttatatttttttaatgtaGCTATATTACCATAGAGTTGCAAACATATATATTGTGAAAGTTAATGTTGTTGTTATTATACTTGTTTCTAGGTTCTGCTGATATGGATTCTACAGTACCGTCATACCAACATCGATCACTTTCGATCAAATTATGGCCACCTAGCCAGAGTACTAGGTTGATGTTGGTTGAAAGAATGACCAGGAACCTTACGACTCCGTCTATTTTCTCCAGAAAGTATGGACTTCTTAGTAAGGAAGAGGCTGGGGAGGATGCAAAGGAGATTGAGGAAGCGGCTTTTGTGACTGCGACTCAACATTTTGAAGAGGAGCCTGATGGTGATGGGAGTTCTGCTGTGCAGATTTATGCTAAGGAATCGAGTAAGCTTATGTTggaggttttgaaaagagggCCGAGAGTGAAGGAGGATGAGGAGTTGATATCTGATAAGGGTGAGGCTAGGGTTGAAACTTTTTTTGACATATCCGGGGGCCGTAGAGCTTTTATTGAAAAGGAGGAAGCTTCTGAACTTTTGAAACCATTGATGGGACCTAACTCGTTTACGAAGATATGTTTTAGCAATAGAAGTTTTGGTCTGGATGCTGCTCATGTTGCTGAACCCATTTTGATATCTATTAAAGATCAACTGAAAGAGGTGGATTTGTCAGATTTTATTGCTGGGAGACCAGAAGCAGAAGCGATTGAGGTTATGAATATATTTTCTTCTGCACTAGAAGGTTCTGTTTTAAGATATCTTAACCTGTCAAATAATGCCATGGGCGAGAAAGGTGTAAGAGCATTTCGGTCACTTCTAAAATCACAGAAAGAGTTGGAGGAGCTCTATTTGATGAATGATGGTATATCAGAGGAAGCTGCAAAAGCAGTTGCTGAATTGATTCCTTCCACTGAGAAGCTTAAGATTCTTCATTTCCATAATAACATGACTGGAGATGAAGGAGCATTTGCAATAGCTGAGGTTGTGAAACGTTCCCTAGCTTTGGAAGATTTTCGGTGTTCTTCTACAAGAGTAGGCTCTGAAGGTGGAGTTGCTGTTGCTGAAGCGCTCGGGGCATGCACACACTTGAAGAAGCTTGATTTGCGTGACAACATGTTTGGTGTGGAAGCTGGACTTGCTCTAAGTAAAGTTATACCCGCGTTTGTTGGACTTAAAGAGATATACCTCAGTTATTTGAACTTAGAGGATGATGGTGCAGAAGCCCTTGCTAATGCTCTGAAGGAATCTGCACCGTCACTGGAAATTTTGGATATGGCTGGAAATGACATTACTGCAAAAGCTGCTGTTTCTGTGGCTGCCTGTATATCTTCAAAGCAGTTCCTCACCAAGTTAAATTTATCTGAGAATGAATTGAAGGATGAAGGTGCAGTTATAATCACTAAGGCATTGGAAGAAGGTCATGGCCAATTAAATGAAGTTGATCTTAGTACAAATTTGATCACATGGTTGGGAGCTAAAGTGGTGGCAGAAGCTGTTGTTCAGAAACCTGGATTTAAGTTGCTAAATATCAATGCTAACTTTATTTCTGAAGAAGGAATTGATGAGTtgaaaaatatatttaaaaacTCACCTGATGTGCTGGGTCCTTTGGATGAGAATGATCCTGAAGGAGAGGACATTGACGACGAGGGTGAAGAAGGTTCTGGTGAGGATGAATTGGAATCAAAACTGAAAGGCCTTGAGATTTAAGAAGATTCAAAGGACTCTGGCATTCAATCCCTATTTCAGATTAATTTATAGGCCAATGATTATTTGCAATAGACATACTTGTTTCATATTGAGCTGCCCAGTGTTAATCGTTGTATTTTAGATTTCGACTCCATAACTTGTCTTTTTTTTTAAGTTTACTAGATATATGCTCTTAATATATCTGACAAATGATATTTAGCAGTAGAAAGTTTTGGGCTTTATTATGCCTTTTGCTGCCAGCATTTGATTACTTGGTCATGCATTCCATTAGCAGATTATACCTTTGATTGCTTGGTCATGCTTATGTTTGAAATTGATTCCATAAGCAGATTAGTACCAGTGATTTCTTGCAGCCCTAGTGAAATGGTGCGAACATGATGGATTTTGTGCCCTATGGCGGCAACTTGTTAAGTGCCACCTGATTGATGTCATAAAAACTATTATCAACCATTCTCAGTATTGTTGCCTTTATTTTGTCAAGGAAAAATCATTATTTCCCGTTATTTGATCTTAGCATCTTTTCATATACTTCTACCAAGCTTGCTTGATACTATTTCCTCCATTGTTTTTGGTTTTATTGGATTTCATTCTGTTGGTTTGTGAATCCAGTCACATTTGTTTGGATCCAATCCTCACTGTTTCTCATGTTATATTAAACTTTGTCTGCCCAAATTTATCTGTGACTGAATTTATAAAGTTTTTATTTTAGTTTCATGCCAATAAGGAAGAAGTAAACGTTCTCTAATGCACATCATTTAATTAAATCGTGTAACAAGAAATCATACAATTTTATCTGATCATAGTACATTTTGGACATATATGGATCAGACAGAAACTGGAACTTTCAAGGCCTCTAGTATCTTATCATCTAGCTCGAATTGTATGGTCTTCTTGTCTCTCCCAATCTTTACATACTCCTCAAACCGTTCTTTTAGGTCTTCCGGTAGGTTTGTGGTTGAACTCCATCCCAATTTACTTTTCGCAGCTCTAGGCTCAGCATAAAAGTGCTGCATCATAAATACACAGTTCATATAAGTTGTAAAGCAATAATATTAATAACACCATGAGAATTACATATTTGAAACTTGAAAAATGCCCATGACGCAGAATTCCTTCAGATGAGACATCACTGATGCATCTATAGGCATATTCTGCATTATATGCAGCCCGGTTATAACGTAGATTAGAACATAGGATACTAGTAACTACCATATTACGGAAAGGGAAAGCTTTCTTTGCATCAATTCCAATAGCTTTTGGATCATAATGAACAATGTTAACAGGACGCCCTGCAGCTTGAGCACATAGTTTGGCGATTCCATTTAGAGTAACTGCGCGGTCGCTCACAATGTTGAAAATGCCATGACTCGCAGCATCTGGATTCTCAACAGCTAGAGTTAGCATCGAAGATAAGTCTCTAACATGAGATATGTTAGTGAGTTGCAATCCTGAGCCAGGAATTAGCACAGGTCTGTCCCTAACAATCCCTACAAGTTGAAAATATACATTTCATTTAAAAAACTTCATACGGATTAAAGGTGTAAAAGAAAGCTTTTTCAAGAATTTTCGACTTACTATCAAAGAACCATTCCTCGCAGTCTTTGTTGTTTCCAGACCCTAGCATATACTGTGGCCTGAATACTGCCCAACTGTCAAAAGTTTCTTCAATGTACTTCTCAACTCCAACATGACCAGCATCTGCTTTAACAGCATCCTGCTCCATAGTGGTTTTCAAACTTCAGATTATAACAATTGTTATCAGTAAGTGGTTTTAGAAATGCTATAATTAGGAGTATTTAACACACCCCTTCAACGTGAGGAGGTTCATCCGTTGGTTTGTAGATTCCGGCACTACTGATGAACAAGAATTGCTTGGCACCTGCACTCTTGGCCCAATCTATCACCGGCCTACAATGAAAGATCGAGATTAGGATATCTGCCTTATAGATAACAACTACATATGTCTGAAAGTTTGTTTCTTTAACAGAATTCTAACAGTATTGCATTATGCTGTTAGCAATATGAACATTGGCATAACAGTCATTAACACAACATAATTCTAAGTTCATATTGGTGCTATACAATGTAAACAAATTGTATGTGTTGCGTACATCATTACAAGTGAAGCAATGAACAAAAGGTAACAAGAATCGATACAACGAACCTCACAGCATCAAGATCCTTGCCATTATTGTCCAAAACCACATCAAATGTCTCCCCTCCTACAACACTCCCTACATCTGCAGGACTCCCCCATACTGTACTGCCTCCAGCACTCGCAATTTCCTGAATATTTTCAAAAAACATTGTTGAGCTTGAAAACAACAATTCTTTCAGAAACAGTGTGAGAATGAGATTAAAGATCATTAACTGAGAATCTGTTAAAAGGAGGTTTCTTCATCTTATCTGAGCTTTCATCACCAACAGTGAGAATGGTGACAGAGTGTCCAGCACCAAGAAGCTCTTTTGCAAAGTAGAATCCAATCACAGCATGTCCACCACTGTTGGTATTTATGATCAGCACCTTCTTCTTCTCTGCAGCACTGGCACTGATGCTGAAAGTAGCATGGttagcaaaacgtttagaagtTAAAGAAGGTTGTGATAAAAAGGTTGAGGAGATTGAGAGAGAGGAGGATTGTAGCGAAGAAGAGAAAGAAAGGCGCAAAGTGGAAGAATGTGAAATTGGGAGGAGATTGGAAGAGGTTGCAGAGAAGAGCAAGGTAGGTGAAGAGGAAGCAAGCATGGCCATTGGTTGTTGAGAGTGTGAGAACCAGCAGTTCCAGATAAAGCTATAAAGCTAACTACTTCTTCCTTTCTCATTTCCAACAGTTTGTATGGGTTATAAACATTACAAAAATGTAACTGTGAATCATAAAGGGTGAATTAATATTAACTTGAGTTATACAAATCATGAGTagtttgataaaataaaaatataataaagaatttaaaactaaaaatattatttaaacTTATAAGTTTCATAGTGTTTTTGAATTAAAACAACTTAATGATAAAGCCTATCCTTATTCGATGAATTTGGATGCCAAAAGTGAGTAATTAATTTTTTGGACTAATGTGAAGTGATAATAAGCAAAGTAAGTGAGTAATTAATTTTTTGGACTAATGTGAAGTGATAATAAGCAAAGTGAgaaaattaattatattttggTCATATTTATTTTATATACATTATTAATATAAAATTATTGTAAAACTATTCTACAAATCATTTTATGGGCCGTTATTTATGATTTGTGATCATcattaattgatttttttttaaaaatataaaatgaGTATCTTTTGTTTCATTTGAATTCGGAAAAATTGCTACAAAAATCTTATTTAAAAGGGTTTGATCTTGTTAAGTGTTCAGTGTTGAGTTGAAATCCATGACTTTTAGATGAAAGGGACAAATTTCTTATCATATCATTGAATTATTATCTAAAATAGTTTACTAATAATGTTGGGTGTCTCTTCAATTTTTAATCAATATAAATCTAGTAAAATAATGCACTAATGTTAAAGCTTTTAAGAAAAACTTTTACAAATattaaattttgttttttgtCTGGGGCAAAAACAATATTTAATGGTTCAATAATATATCCGACCTATAAATGCATGACTCATTAACAAATCAACAAAGCCAAAATTCCTCTAAGTTGAGACACCACCATGATGTTAAGCAAGTGACGTGTGGTAGTGGACATGCCCTAGAAAAATATTTGATTCATGCAAATGATTGATGAGAAATTATCATACTAGAAGTTTTGTGCCCTTAGAAAACCCCATAAAAGGAACAGTAAATGTCAAATCAAGGTACACATATATTTTACATAGAAATACCTCTTACATCCGATAAAACTTACTTGAGTGTCATAATACTGGCATATACCACTCTTTACAAGATGGTGAACCAAATTCAGAAAACTTCATCACCTTCTGGAATCACTTGAATCTGAGAAACTTCACAACTACGTGAATGAATCTTTTTCAAGGAAGATCGTCAGCGTCGTTTGTGGGAGCCATCATCAATGTTCAACCACCTGCTCAAACACCATAATGGAAAACCGAGGAAAAAGAATAACACATAACTCCAACTATTCATGATCTATCACTAGCGAGGTTGTATGGACAAACCACGCTCTTTAAAAAGGCTCACGAAATCTTCCTCATAGTTGGAGGACCCTATCCAATATCAACCTGCAATTGAAGAAAACTAGACACCACATATAAGAGAAGACGGTAGCACACCTCAAATCACACTCAGGTGACCCAGACAAGAAACATTGAAACTAACACCCTATTGAGAGATCTGCTTATGGCAACTAATAAACAATTTGCAACATTATAGTTTCAAACTGAGAATCTCTTAGGGGTTAAAACATCAAGACCCAACCATTTCATGGTGCACAAGCTCCATAATGACGTAGTGACAAACCTCAATGAAGATCATGTTGAATCCTTTCGATAACACCAAAAAAACCTCCAGCAGGTTGGGGCAACAGTTTAAAAATAGGGGGAAATTGTGTGAATATAACCAAGTCATATTTACGACTTTTGAACTCTAAAATGACCTTAAATATAACACATAACACCAAAGTGTGAGGTCTTATATGTAGGAAAACACACAAGTGTTGAAAAAATTGAATATGATTCTAAGACGGGGAAAGATAATATATGAAGTCAACCTCAAATTCGACAAAAAATGACGTTCGAATGAGGTAAAGAGAAACCATAAGCTATAATCTCGAACTGTAATGTCATATATAAGAAACCTACATACATGATATCTCCCACAAATTCTATCATTAGAACTTGGGAGAACCATAACTCATTCCTTGGGATTCCCAAAGGATGTCTTTGTGGTTCTATGTGTTGTGTATGCAATATCATTAAATGGTTTAGATGATGACAACTCTTCAAAAAGTATGTGATGATTATATCTGATAAAAGAAAGAGATATCTCAAGTATCATCAAACAAATATATCAAGTTCTAGAGTGTTATACAATATTGAATCAAGCAAACAAATTTGAAGGTGTAAAATGGTGATTTTGAAGTTGTTTTTTTAAGATATGAAAGCTTTCTTGTGTAACTACGAGATGCAATCTAAGAGAGGAGTGAATTAGATTTGAcgattttttattattttatgcAAAGTTTCTTATCTTTTAACTTTACCGGACACAAGTGATTGATTGCACCCTTAATATGAACGTAAAGTGAAGAAAACTAAAAGCATAAAGATAAAGGACACACAAAAATTATACTAGTTACCCTTATCAATCAATGTTACATCTAGTCTCTCTACTTCTTAGAGAATTTTCCACTATGTTTAGATCCCCATACAATTTTCACCAATATTTCTTAACAACCTTCTAATACATAAACACAAATATCAAACCTTATGGTGTACTTTGAATCACCTTGATTCAAAAAACCTTTTTTACAATCACCAAACATTGTGATGATCACCAAACACTATGGTGAAACAAGTCACATTAATTTTGTTGAAAATGAAAAACTTATGTTGTCTATACAGTAATCACATTCAAtatttgactgttgattcttatcAATGTTACAACTCAAATGTGTATCATTTAATGCTCATAATTTGTTTTGGTTTTGAAACTTTTCTGGTTTATGAAAGTTGACAAAGTTTCAAACCATTTTGAAAAGAATGATATTTGAAAATGATCTTATAATTATGTAAATTAGAATGTcatatttttttcattttctggTGTATGGTGTTTTATATACACCTTTAGAGACCTCTATGAGTGAATACATAAGTATATAAAGGTTTCATGAAGCTTTGTCATCCAAAGAAATGACTTTGATGGCTTTGCTTCAATAGTTTTTATGCATGATCTTTAAGAACTTTTAAGATGAAATTTGAGTGATATTTTATGAGCTTTTAAGTAATATAAAATATGAATCGTGATATTTTAAAGATCAAGACTTTTAACCTAAACTTTGAAGATCTTTGCCAATCACCTTTGATCAATCACTATCTTCATCTTTATCTTATTTTATTGTCATTGTTGCCATTatatttttcttcttttgtttATGTATTTTTCTTCATCAAAATCCTAGCCAAGGTCAAGATAAGTTTTTCTTCACATTTTGGTTCAACGATATCGTTCAATCTAGTTATTGATCACtttattataaaataaaacaATAGTAAGTTTTGAGGTACTAAGGAAATGCATACACacaaaaattatttaaaaaatcaTATTATATTTTGATCAAATATCTTAAAAACAAATCCGAGCAAGTGCTTGATTGGTTAGAAACTTGTTTAATCAAATATGAAGGTAAAATACATTGGCTAGTTGCTTAAGAGGACTTTCTAATCAATTAAGTTAAAGTGTAACATCCCCTAATCGATCAACAAGGATGATAATCAACTAAGTGATATCAAAATTCAAACTTTAGTATTTTGGCTTAGTTAATCAATTAGTACAtagttttaattgattaaataattAAAAAGGCTCACAAAAGTATTTCCTTTTTAAGTCACATTTTTCCTATATAAATGAGGCTTCATCTCATTTCAAATACGCCAGTTTTCTAAATAGAAACTCTCTATTATATTTTCTTCTCTCATTCTATTTTTAAATAGAGTTGCCTTAGTGCCAAAAGAGTGAAAAGTTTCATATGAGAGTTGTGTTGTATTAGTATTGTACTTAAATTGTTTATCCAAGGGAGAAGTTATGTTGTGATCATTTTGTAATAGTTTTGAAGGTTATAAGATAAACCTATGAAATTATTGGGTGAAGGTTATTGATCCAAGCACGTGTAAAAGTTCTGAATATTTAAGGTTTTTGAGCTAAGCCTATGCAAATGCTCTGGTTGTTAAAGTTTTTTGAATTGAGCCTGTACTGGTCCAAAAGTAAAGTGTGTGTGTGTTCCTCCTGAAAGGGCAGGGGGGCTCATAGGTCTTAATAGGTTTATAACAATTGTAGGGTGGTTAGGGCTTGCCCACGACGATGATAAGCCATGTACGATAATGTTTTGTGGTGGTTTTAGGAGCTTTGCTCACATGAGGCACGAGGTTTTTTTTAATGAATAATGTGTTTTTTATAAGCGTGTGAGGAGTATGATCAATGTGAGTTGATCTGGTTGAGCGTTAGACTGAGGGTGTAATGATTTGTCTATTTCATCTCTAAGAGAGGTGTATTTATATAGGCCTTTTGGGCCTAGGGTTCGGGTAACCcttgaaggtgtgaaaaacaaGTGAGAGGGGATTTGAATTGGATTTTAAAAACAAAAGATTTTTACCAACTTaataacacaaatatttttatcctggttcacttgaaactcaaaattattccagtccacccgccaatgtgatttcgccttatacacaaggacttaatccattataatcaactgattacaataatcacaaataataaccttctttgtcttctcaaggatccgactataccctagtctccttaaggaatcacaaaTAATAACTTTAGTTGTctctcaaggatccgactataccctagtctccttaaggaaaatcaaacaaacagtttgaataatattttgtatGTTACAAGTTGCTTTTACACAAATGAAATGCAAACTcttaaagaaaaactgtgtacaaaaattgatagcttttcacaaagaaatagacttgtcaaatTGTTGTAGTGCCTCAGtattttcttcaagtctccaagtcccacttatatagcataCAAAAAGATACtattggagggaaaaatggggaTACCAAATAGAGCGACTGTCCACTGTTGGATTGGTGAAAGGATTTATACAACGTATTGTCCTTCGCCTATAATTTtagtgacatgtgtgatgtataaTATTGTCCTTTGTCCATGATATCAGGTAGTGGAAGAAATATTTGATTTGTAATATGTGTTATTTGATCACATatccatttgatcttatctttaagttcattggcttctgatgaaagttgatgaagcatgaaatgaatAAACATAc is a window of Lathyrus oleraceus cultivar Zhongwan6 chromosome 6, CAAS_Psat_ZW6_1.0, whole genome shotgun sequence DNA encoding:
- the LOC127097873 gene encoding RAN GTPase-activating protein 1; this encodes MDSTVPSYQHRSLSIKLWPPSQSTRLMLVERMTRNLTTPSIFSRKYGLLSKEEAGEDAKEIEEAAFVTATQHFEEEPDGDGSSAVQIYAKESSKLMLEVLKRGPRVKEDEELISDKGEARVETFFDISGGRRAFIEKEEASELLKPLMGPNSFTKICFSNRSFGLDAAHVAEPILISIKDQLKEVDLSDFIAGRPEAEAIEVMNIFSSALEGSVLRYLNLSNNAMGEKGVRAFRSLLKSQKELEELYLMNDGISEEAAKAVAELIPSTEKLKILHFHNNMTGDEGAFAIAEVVKRSLALEDFRCSSTRVGSEGGVAVAEALGACTHLKKLDLRDNMFGVEAGLALSKVIPAFVGLKEIYLSYLNLEDDGAEALANALKESAPSLEILDMAGNDITAKAAVSVAACISSKQFLTKLNLSENELKDEGAVIITKALEEGHGQLNEVDLSTNLITWLGAKVVAEAVVQKPGFKLLNINANFISEEGIDELKNIFKNSPDVLGPLDENDPEGEDIDDEGEEGSGEDELESKLKGLEI
- the LOC127097874 gene encoding chloroplast stem-loop binding protein of 41 kDa a, chloroplastic; amino-acid sequence: MAMLASSSPTLLFSATSSNLLPISHSSTLRLSFSSSLQSSSLSISSTFLSQPSLTSKRFANHATFSISASAAEKKKVLIINTNSGGHAVIGFYFAKELLGAGHSVTILTVGDESSDKMKKPPFNRFSEIASAGGSTVWGSPADVGSVVGGETFDVVLDNNGKDLDAVRPVIDWAKSAGAKQFLFISSAGIYKPTDEPPHVEGDAVKADAGHVGVEKYIEETFDSWAVFRPQYMLGSGNNKDCEEWFFDRIVRDRPVLIPGSGLQLTNISHVRDLSSMLTLAVENPDAASHGIFNIVSDRAVTLNGIAKLCAQAAGRPVNIVHYDPKAIGIDAKKAFPFRNMHFYAEPRAAKSKLGWSSTTNLPEDLKERFEEYVKIGRDKKTIQFELDDKILEALKVPVSV